The genomic DNA CCAAAATGGAACTCGGTTCTCCCAAGTGTTTCTGTTATATAGGGTAAAAACATTGGGAAAAGTGCTCCTTTGCAAAAGTTAAGAATGACTAGTAAAAGAGCCAAACCTAGTAAAAATGAATGTTGTCGATAGACTGAAATCCCTTCTTTGAACTTTGTACTCCAACTATCCTGTTTGCTTACTTCGGTAAACTCAGGATTTTCAATAAGGGTCAAGAGTAGACCGGCAGTACCTAATAGGCCGACTAAAGATAGAAGCACGACTTCTACTCCAAATGTATATAGAAAAATCCCCCCTAATGCAGGACCTGCTAATAACATGAGTTGTGCTGTACTATCAATTACCGAATTAGCTTTTTGTAATTTTTCCTTCGGGAGTATTTGAGAGATATAGGCCATACAAGAAGGAAGGTATAGAGGAACTGTTAAACCAGTAATCGCTAATACCAATACTAAATTCCAAATGGCAAAGGACCCTAACGTGTAGGTAATTAAAGGGAAAGTAAAGGTAATGGCACCGGACCATTGAGCCATTATCATTACTTTTTTCCGGTTCCACCCATCTAAAAACGGACCGAACCATAGTAAACTTATTGAACGTGATAGTAAGAAAACCACCATAATACTCCCCATTGCAAGCTTAGATCCTGTAGTATCATAGACTAACCATGCTATGGCAAAGGCTGAAAACGTGTTTCCTAAACTTGCTGACGCATGACCCAACCAAACAATAAAAAATGATTTTTGTTTTAATAAATCTAACATTGCGATAACCTCCTATAAATTTGTTCAAAAATAACTGAACATATTAATAGTTCAATAATTTTTGAACTTGAATATAGTTCAATTATATTTTATACTTTGGATATGTCAACAATCTTTTCCATAATAAGGAGCCTAAAAATGTCACTTAAGGTTGAATTTGATTATGCTACTTCATATGAGTATGCAAGTAGCCTTACTGTCTTTTTAAATAAAAAAAGTAAACATGATCTTGAAAAGACTTGGTATAAAGAAGTTGAAAAAGTGTTATCAAGCGAATTTTTTGAGTGCATAGATAAAGAAAATTTACTACCGTTTACAAGTTATCTTCAGCTATTAATTTATTTTAGTCCTGCAAAAGGTGATATTAATGCATTTATTAAATGGCTAGAACATCTTACACCTGGCCAAATATATGAGCTTTTATCTAGCCATTTAGGAGAGGAAATCCCAGAAAGTTTCGAGACATTCCGGAATTACTACGTCAATCTGCTAACTTCTTGGAAGAATTCTTATCAGTTGAGCGCTGATATTGAGGAATTGCTACAAGAGGAGGTAGTAACTAGGCGTAAACAATCAGTGGGCAAAAATTCACTTGATATAATTGAGGAAGTAACAAACGGAATTCGACTTCACCCGGATAATAGAATTGAAAAAGTCATCTTAGTTCCTTCTTATCACTTCAAACCATTGAACCGTATATACATTTTAAAGGAAACAATCATCATCTTATATGCTATTGAAATCGAAAATTCTCATTCGGGTTTGCCAGGTCCTTCATTACTTCGTAAAACTAAGGCTCTAGCGGATGAAAAAAGATTATTGATCTTAAAATTAGTTGCAAGCAAGCCGAGAACGTTTACAGAAATATCTAAAGCAACAAAAATCTCGAAAAGTAACCTTCATTACCATTTAACGCTACTTAGAACAGCAGGTTTAATTCGAATTAACAATTATATGTTAGCTCAACCAGACTTATATGAGGTTAGGCTAGATATGTTTGTTTCTTTAAAGGAAGATTTGGAGCATTACGTATTTAAATAGAACCGATTTCCTTGTTTTAAAGTGTTACATCTAACTCCAAAATTCTTTTTGATTCTCCCTAATAACGAAAAAAATAATTAAGAAATTCCTAAAAATATATGGTAAGATGTTTTCATAAAAAATATATTTAGGGTCTCTAATAAAATTGAATATAGTGGGAGAAAAAACCATGTGGAAAAATAGGAATGTATGGATTTTATTATGTGGTGAATTAATTGCAGGTATAGGTTTATGGACAGGGATTATCGGAAATCTTGAATTCCTACAACAGCACGTACCTTCAGATTTTATGAAATCATTAATCTTATTTACGGGTTTGTTGGCAGGGGTAATGGTAGCGCCATTAGCAGGTAGAATTATAGACTCATATAGTAAAAAGAAAGTAATGATTTATGCAAGTTTTGGTAGAATGCTCAGTGTATTATTTATGTTTCTCGCCATCGAGTTTGGTTCTGTTTTTTGGATGATCTGTTTCATGATAGCCATCCAGTTGTCGGCTGCCTTCTATTTTCCAGCATTACAAGCACTCATTCCTGTCGTTGTCGGAGAAAAGGATTTACTACAGATGAATGGTGCTCATATGAATATGACAACGATCGCAAGGATTATTGGGACTGCTTTAGCTGGCGTGATGCTTGTTTTCGTTAGCTTATACTCACTATACTTAGCATCTTTTGTAGCGTACGGATTACTACTCCTCTCAACGTTTCTGTTAGTAGTCGAGGAAGATGAGAAGATAGTACCAGGTGTAAAAAAGGATAAAAAAGCTGCTAGTTTTAAGGAAGTTCTCCCTCTCTTAAGGGGAGTTCCAATTGCAATGATGGCCTTAATTTTAACGCTTATTCCTATGTTCTTCTTAGGTGGTTTTAATTTAATGGTTATTTCCATCAGTGATCTTCAGCAAGATGCAACGATTAAAGGGTTAATCTATACGGTTGAAGGTTGTTGCTTTATGTTAGGAGCATTTCTTGTAAAGCGTGTTTCTGAAAAAGTAGATCAAGTGAAGTTTATGTTTATTATTACAACAGTAGTTGCTATCACACATCTCTCTTTATATTTTGCCGAATTTAAGTGGTTGGCACTTTCATCGTTCGGAATTTTTGGCTTTGCGATTGGCTTTTTCTTTCCGATTACAGCCACGATATTCCAAACGAAAATTCCAAAAGAATACCATGGTCGTTTTTTCTCGTTTAGAAGTATGTTAGATCGGGTTATGTTCCAAGTAGTCTTATTAGCTACCGGATTATTTTTAGATACGATAGGGTTTCAGTATATGGTATTAGTCTTTGGGGTTATATCACTAAGTATGATTGCCTTTTTTGGATTACGGTATATAAAGACACCTTTTCAAGATCAGCCATTACCAACCGAACAAAAAGCCGGTTCAATTTAAATGAAAGGCTCTTTTCGTAATGTGAATTCTTAGTGTTTTTAAGCAACAAACTTTGCGAAAACAGCCAAATAAAAAATAGAGACTGTCTCAATTTAATTGAGACCAGTCTCTATTTTTGTTATTGGTCCATCTGCTGTTTTAAAAGTTCATCCAACTTTTTTCTACGCTTCTTTTCTTTTCGTTTTTCTTCTCTAACTTCTTCATTCAATGCTTTTGTAATTGAAAGGATCATGAACACCATGATCACAGCAAATGGTAGGGCGGCGACGATAGAAGCGGTTTGAAGACCGTTTAGCCCACCACTCCATAGTAGGACAGCAGCTACTGATGATTGTAGTACGCCCCAGGTTAACTTTGTCGAGTTGGCAGGATTTAATACCCCTCTTGAGGTGATCATCCCAAGAACAAATGTGGCAGAGTCAGCAGATGTGATAAAAAAGGTTATGATTAGAAATGTAGCTAATAGCGCCAACACCATGCCTAATGGGAATTGTTCGAGTGTTATAAATAAAGCTGTCGTTACATCTGAACTGACTGCATCTGATATTCCACGGTTTTCAAATATATCGAAATAAATTGCAGACCCACCGAAAGTGGCGAACCAAATTGCGCCAAAAATGGATGGTACAAGTAAAACACCTAATACGAATTCTTTGATTGTTCTACCTCTTGAAACTCGCGCAATAAACGTTCCTACGAAAGGAGCCCAAGCAACCCACCATGCCCAGTAAAATAATGTCCATGCTCCGACCCAAGTTCCTTGTGAAAAGGGTGTCATTCGAAAACTCATGGGAATGATGTTACCGAGATATGCACCAATAGTAGTTGTAAAAGCTTCAAGAATAAAAGCAGACGGTCCCATAATTAAAACGAAAGCCAATAATCCGATCGCAAGACCAAGGTTAAGATTACTTAAATATCTAATCCCCCGATTTAAGCCTGTTGTAGAAGAGATCATGTATAAGATTGTGACAATGAAAATAATGGTTAGTTGAATAGAGACATTATTAGGTATACCAAAGATATAAGATAGACCACCATTAATTTGTAATGTACCAAGACCGAGTGATGTTGCAACTCCTGCAGCAGTTGCTATTGCTGCTAATGTATCAATCCCTTTTCCGATAGGACCATCAACCCGATCGCCAATTAAAGGTCTAAAAGTCGCACTAATTAACCCGGACTCTCCTTTTCGATACTGTGAATAGGCAAGTGCTAAAGCGATGATGGTGTAGATCGCCCAAGGGTGTAAACCCCAGTGGAAGAAAGAATATCTTAGAGCGTAACGGGCTGCATCAGGCGTAAATCCCTCTGCTAAATTCAGTGGAGGTGTTATGAAATGATAAATAGGTTCAGCTACTCCCCAGAATACTAGTCCAATCCCCATTCCGGCAGAAAATAGCATCGCAAACCAGGTAAAAAACGAGTATTCAGGTTCATCATCATCATCACCAAGTTTGATTTTCCCATATGGACCAAACGCTAAATAAAAGGCAAATGCTAAAAAGAAGAACGTAGCCATTAAATAAAACCATCCAAATGCATTAGTAGTGAAGGCAAGCGCATTTGCAGCTTGTTCCTCTAAATGATTAGGAAAGATAAACCCCCATAAAACAAATAAGATAATAACTGAAACTGAGATATAAAAAACTGATCCAACTCTTTTTTCCTTCATAGTATCAATCCTTCTTTTATATTTTCCAAGGTATTAAGGCATTTCTTATTATAGGGAATTAACCTATTTTCATACAAAAATCATTCTTAAGATGTAGAGGAATTACTTCCGCCGACTGTTATCCGAGGAATTGTTTTTGGCTAAACTGTAAGTGAGAAAGGGAATAACCATATTGTTCCAACACTAGGAGGTAAAAGTCATGACATTTAAATTTTTATTCTTTACAATAAAATTACCTAAGCGTAACAACATAACAAGAGCAACAGACGTTGAAGCGATTGAGGAAAATTTTGAGGATATTAAGAGACGCTACTTATATACACAACGACTTCTTTAATAATGATAAAAGGTACACACTCTTCTGAGTTGTGTCCTTTTTTATTTTGGGAACCATTAAAAAGGAGACTGCAATAAAATTAACAAACTTGGTGTACAAGGTATGGATTTAGCTAGGCTGTGAAACAATGGTAGTACCTATCAAATAAAACTTGTTTTTACAAGGAGTAGCAATGGAAGATATTTTACGAGTTGTTATCCAGTTTGTGCGGAGTTTATCTTATTTTGGAATTGTTTTAGCTCTTTCCTGTGAGTTAATTCCAGCAGAGATCGTTCTTCCGTTAGCAGGGTTTTGGGTGTATGAGGGTGATATGAAGTTCTGGCTTGTAGTAATGGCCGGGACTGTCGGGGGAACTCTAGGTCCAATAGTTCTTTATATTGTTGGAAGATTTGGTGGAAGACCTTTTTTACGAAAATATGGAAAGTACATATTCATTAAAGAAAAACAAATTAAATCCGTTGATTACTTTTTTGAGAAATATGGTGGAGGAGTAGCTTTTTTGGGGAGATTTATCCCTGGGGTCAGGACGTTCATTCCAATTCCCTGTGGGATTGCAAAGATGAATATTGGTCTATTTGTCTTGTATACATTTGTTGCAATGTTTCCAATATCATTTCTCTATGTTTGGTTAGGTGTAAAATTTGGACCAAGATGGCAAGCAGTAGCACCTTTAGCAAATGAATTCTTTTTAGAGATTATCCTCATTGTTGTTGGTTTAGTAAGTGCATTTCTTGGTTTTAAGCACATGTTTAAAAATGAAACAATTCTAAATAAGTGAAAAGACCACAGCAAAAATTTGTTGTGGTCTTTTCAAACTTTAAATTGACGTTTGTACAAATAGTTAAAATTCAACAATTATAAAAAGATAATCCAGTAATTTTAAATAAAACCTTCTAATTATGGAACAAAACATCCAAACGGTGAACGTTTCAGAAAGAAAAAGTGAAAGTTTTTGATTGTTTTTGATAGAAAGTGATTGAAAAATGAAAAGGCTTACGTTAAGATAATGACATAAAGAGTTTGAAGTACTTTTTGAGGAGGGTTAGAATGCTAACTCCTGAAAGACATCGGATTATTTTAGACTTGTTAGCTAATAAAGAAGTTGTAAAACTTCAAGAATTTGTAGATGCAACAGAATCATCCGAATCTACAATTCGTCGCGATCTAAGTCAGCTAGAAAGTGAAAAAAAATTAAAGCGTGTTCATGGTGGTGCTTCTTTACTTCAACAAAAAGGTGAAGAACTAAGTGTTCTTGAAAAGTCTACAAAAAATGTAGAAGAGAAGGAACTAATCGCTAGGTATGCCGCTTCACTAATACGTGATAATGATTGTATTTATCTAGATGCAGGAACCACTGCGTTCCTAATGATACCTCATATTCAAGCTAATAAAGTCAAAGTAGTAACTAATGGACTTACACACCTAGAGTCGTTACTCGAACATGACATAGAAACCTATATTACAGGTGGATTAATTAAGCCGAAGACTCGTGCATTAATTGGACGAGGAGCAATTGAAGGAATAGAGCAATATCGTTTCGATAAATGTTTCATTGGTGTAAATGGAATTCATAACGAATTTGGGTATACGACTCCAGACCCAGAGGAAGCAACTGTGAAAAAACGGGTAATGAACTTATCTCAGCAATGCTTCATTTTAGCTGACCATTCGAAATTTAATGAAATCACTTTCTCGAAGATTGCTGATCTACAGCATGCAACGATCCTGACTAACGAGAACGAGGAAGACATCCTGAAGGATTATCTAACGAAAACGACAATAAAGGTAGTGACAACATGATCTATACTTGCACATTAAATCCATCGATTGATTATATAGTTGAGGTTGAAGATGTGAAGCTCGGTTCATTAAATCGCGCAACGAAAACGGCCTATTATCCAGGTGGTAAAGGTATTAATGTTTCTAGAGTATTATCGAGATTGGGTAGCTCTAGTACTGCATTAGGTTATATCGGAGGTTTTACTGGTGCCTTTATCCGTGATGTTCTCGCCAAATCTGGAATAGCTAATGATTTCATCGAAGTAAATGAACCCACAAGAATTAACATCAAATTAAAGACTGGCAAAGAAACTGAAATTAATGGTCTCGGAGCATCAATTACCAAAGAAGAGGAAAGTAAACTATTCGAAAAAATCTCTGCCTTATCAACTGAAGATTTTCTAGTTTTAGCAGGTAGCCTTCCACCAAACGTTTCAGCAGACTTTTACAGTTTAATTGCAAAGCTATGTTTTGAAAAAAATATTCCTTTTATCGTAGATACCTCAGGTGTAGCACTTGAAGGAATTTTACACTATGAACCTTTCCTAGTGAAACCAAATGAACATGAACTAGGTGAGTTGTTCGGTGTAGCGATTACTAGTTTAGAAGAAGCAGTTAATTACGGTAAAAAACTCCATGAAAAAGGTCCGAAAAACGTGATTGTTTCTTTAGGAAGCAAAGGAGCGGTCCTTATAAATGATAGAGTAATAGCTCATGCCAACGTCCCAAAGGGAGAGTTGAAAAATTCTGTTGGTGCAGGAGACTCTTTAGTTGCTGGATTTGTTTTGGCTTCTGTCTCTAAGAAGAATGATCTTGAAGCACTTAAGTATGGGATTGCTTGTGGAAGTGCGACCGCATTCTCGTTAGATTTATGCGAAAAGTTGGATGTTGAAAAGCTTTTACCAGAAATAAAAATAAATATTTTAAGTTAAGGGGGAAGAAAAATGAAGATAACAGATTTACTAACAAGAGAAACAATCGAATTAAACCTTCATGAAACTCAGAAGGAAGCTGTTATTGATGAGTTAATTCGTAAGCTGGACTCTGCTGGGAAACTAGTAGATACAAAGAAGTTTAAAGAAGCAATATTGGCACGTGAAGCGCAAAGCACAACGGGAATTGGTGAAGGTATTGCAATTCCACATGCTAAGACAAGCGCTGTCCGTACACCTGCGATCGTTTTTGGACGTTCAAAAGCTGGTGTTAACTATGAAGCGTTAGATGGGCAACCTAGTCATTTGTTCTTCATGATTGCTGCTAGTGAAGGAGCGAATAACGAGCACTTGCAAACATTATCACGTTTATCAACGTTCTTAATGGATGTTAACTTCCGTACGAAGCTTGAGAAGGCTACAACAGTAGATGAAGTGCTAGAAGCAATTAACCAGAAAGAAGCAGAAGTTTTAGAAGAAGAGAAACCAGTCGCGAAAAAAGGTTCAATTCTAGCCGTTACAGCTTGTCCAACTGGAATTGCACATACATTTATGGCGGCAGACGCCCTAAAAGGGAAAGCAAAAGAATTAGGATTTACAATTAAAGTAGAGACGAATGGTTCTGCTGGAGTTGAGAACGAGTTAACAGATGCAGAAATTCAAGATGCGGTTGCAATTATTGTTGCTGCTGATACGGCGGTTGAAATGGATCGCTTTCATGGCAAGCATGTCATTCAAGTACCAGTTGCCCAAGCAATTAAAACTCCAAAAGAATTAATTGAAAAAGCAAGTAAACAAGACGCACCTGTTTACAAAGGAACTGGTGGATCGAAAAAAGCAGATGCGAAGAACGAAAGAGGCGGTTTCTACAAGCATATTATGAACGGTGTTTCTAACATGCTACCGTTTGTTGTTGGTGGAGGTATACTAATTGCTCTTTCTTTCATCTTTGGGATTGAAGCATTTGATCCTGACCACGAATCTTATCATCCGATTGCTGAAGCATTAATGACAATTGGTGGTGGAAATGCATTTGGATTAATGATCCCAGTATTAGCTGGTTTTATTGCAATGAGTATTGCAAATCGTCCAGGTTTTGCTCCAGGTATGGTTGGGGGATTAATGGCTGCTAGTGGTGGCGCAGGATTTTTAGGTGGCTTAATTGCCGGTTTCCTTGCTGGGTATCTAGTACTAGGATTACGCAAAGTGTTCAGTGGATTACCGAAATCGTTAGAAGGTATAAAGCCAGTTTTACTTTACCCTGTATTTGGTATCCTAATTACCGGTTTGGTTATGCTTTACATCGTTATTGAGCCAGTTGTAGCTTTAAATACAGCGCTTGAAAATTGGTTAGGAAATATGGGTACTGGAAATCTTGTATTATTAGGATTAATTCTTGGTGGTATGATGGCGATTGATATGGGTGGCCCAATTAATAAAGCAGCCTTTACATTTGGTATTGCCATGATTGATGCTGGAAACTTAGCCCCACATGCTGCGGTTATGGCAGGTGGAATGGTTCCACCACTAGGAATTGCTCTAGCGACAACATTCTTCAAAAAGAAATTTACAAAAGCAGAAAAAGATGCGGGGAAAACAAACTATGTCATGGGGATGTCGTTTATTACTGAAGGCGCTATTCCGTTTGCAGCAGCAGACCCAGGCCGTGTTATCCCATCAGTAATTGTTGGTTCTGCAATTGCCGGTGCTTTGACAATGATGTTTGGAATTGGCTTACCAGCTCCTCACGGCGGTTTCTTCGTAATCCCGTTAGTGAACGGTAATCCACTGATGTATCTAGTAGCAATTTTAGTAGGTGCAGCCGTAACTGCTGTAATGCTAGGCTTCCTAAAGAAAGACGCAAAAGAATAATAGGTAGGTGTCAGTTACCAATAATAACTGGCACTTTACATAAACATATTGGAGGAAAGAATTATGATTGAAAAAGTGTTTGAGATTACAAGTGATGCGGGCCTTCATGCACGACCTGCAACGGTTTTGGTTCATTCTGTTAATGCTTTTGAAAGTGATGTTAACGTTGAATATAATGGTCGTTCGGTTAATCTGAAATCAATTATGGGGGTTATGTCTTTAGGAGTTCCAAAGGGCGCAGAGATCAAGATCTCGGCAGAAGGTAGCGATGAGACTGAAGCGATTCAAGCTGTAGTTGAAGCTATTCAAAACGAATCGTTAGGTGTAGCAAAATAATTTACAAAAGGTTGTTTTCGCAAAGTTTGTTGCTTTCGTAAAAATCCCAAAAGCCGGATTTTTACACAAAATACTAAGAATTCCTAACTAAGTTAGTAAGTATTGCTCTTTTCTTACATAATTTATTGGCTGATATCTTCATCTAGGGTATTTATCCGATTATTTTAGGGTGAAAAAGCCACAATGTTTACGAAAAGAGCCTTACAAAAACACTAGGTCGCATATGGACCTGGTGTTTTTTTATCGCCTAAAAATAAATTTTTAGCATCAAACACAGACTAAACTAATGTAAGCAAAGGAAGCATAATCTGATCGTATAGAAATGTAGGAGGGAAATTATGAACTATCTTTTACTACTTGTTGGATTTGGACTTTTAATTAAAGGTGCTGATTATTTTGTTACTGGTTCTTCAAACATTGCCAGTTTGCTGCGTGTCCCACCTATATTAATTGGTTTAACGATTGTTGCTTTTGGAACAAGTTCACCAGAGGCGACAGTTAGTATTATAGCTGCACTTGAGGGGAGTAGCGGTGTAGCTTTGGGAAATGTCGTAGGGAGTAATATATTTAATATTACTCTTGTCATTGGATTGACTGCCTTGATAAATCCTCTAAAAGTGGAAAGCGAAACAATACGTAAAGAAATTCCATTCGCCCTTTTGGGGAGTGTAGTTCTACTAGTCCTCATTAGTGATGTTGTCCTGCAAACGCTAAGTTCTAACCTGTTGACCCGTTCTGATGGGTTTATCTTGTTATTATTTTTTGCTGTATTTATGTATTACATTTTTGAAGTTGTTCGGAAAAGCCGTGATAAAAGCACTGTTGTTCCGCAACAACCAAATGTAACATGGCGAAAAAATGTTGTTTTTACTCTAGTTGGTCTTGGAGCAATTATTTTTGGTGGTGATCTTGTTGTAAGGAATAGCACAGAAATTGCGTTTTCACTAGGAATGAGTGAAACATTGGTGGGATTAACGATTGTAGCTATTGGAACTTCTTTACCTGAGTTAGTCACCTCAATTACTGCTGCTATTAAAAAACAAAGTGAAATTGCTCTTGGGAATATTGTGGGTAGTAACATTTTTAATATCTTCTTTGTTCTTGGTACTTCTGCAGCCATATCCCCATTGCTTGTTAGTAGCAAGATCTTTATCGATGTTTTGTTAATGATTATTTTAACAATTTTACTCTTACTATTTTCGAGAACAAGATACGCAGTTGGTAAATATGAAGGCGCAATACTAGCAGCATCATACCTATTATATTTGGTTTATATCATCATTCGAAATTGAGGTTTATTAAGATGTAATATTCAATGAATTTCATAATTCATTAGTAAGATAATAATGAAATGAAATTCATTCTATTGGGTAATCTAAGAAAAAATAATGGAGGTTTTTCATATGA from Anaerobacillus alkaliphilus includes the following:
- a CDS encoding MFS transporter — encoded protein: MLDLLKQKSFFIVWLGHASASLGNTFSAFAIAWLVYDTTGSKLAMGSIMVVFLLSRSISLLWFGPFLDGWNRKKVMIMAQWSGAITFTFPLITYTLGSFAIWNLVLVLAITGLTVPLYLPSCMAYISQILPKEKLQKANSVIDSTAQLMLLAGPALGGIFLYTFGVEVVLLSLVGLLGTAGLLLTLIENPEFTEVSKQDSWSTKFKEGISVYRQHSFLLGLALLLVILNFCKGALFPMFLPYITETLGRTEFHFGFFEASLGLGMVLGSLWVGFKKTNPLKLRNVLLGSVIIDGIFTIGLGLTPLYSLAILFIVISGFCMPIITINNTTLYQKFVEPHLLGRVFAVRILLTTIATPLGALFGGVVAEVWGINLLFSLVGFLMISVAVSAFFLPSLRNLSITLSKEKTAV
- a CDS encoding ArsR/SmtB family transcription factor is translated as MSLKVEFDYATSYEYASSLTVFLNKKSKHDLEKTWYKEVEKVLSSEFFECIDKENLLPFTSYLQLLIYFSPAKGDINAFIKWLEHLTPGQIYELLSSHLGEEIPESFETFRNYYVNLLTSWKNSYQLSADIEELLQEEVVTRRKQSVGKNSLDIIEEVTNGIRLHPDNRIEKVILVPSYHFKPLNRIYILKETIIILYAIEIENSHSGLPGPSLLRKTKALADEKRLLILKLVASKPRTFTEISKATKISKSNLHYHLTLLRTAGLIRINNYMLAQPDLYEVRLDMFVSLKEDLEHYVFK
- a CDS encoding MFS transporter is translated as MWKNRNVWILLCGELIAGIGLWTGIIGNLEFLQQHVPSDFMKSLILFTGLLAGVMVAPLAGRIIDSYSKKKVMIYASFGRMLSVLFMFLAIEFGSVFWMICFMIAIQLSAAFYFPALQALIPVVVGEKDLLQMNGAHMNMTTIARIIGTALAGVMLVFVSLYSLYLASFVAYGLLLLSTFLLVVEEDEKIVPGVKKDKKAASFKEVLPLLRGVPIAMMALILTLIPMFFLGGFNLMVISISDLQQDATIKGLIYTVEGCCFMLGAFLVKRVSEKVDQVKFMFIITTVVAITHLSLYFAEFKWLALSSFGIFGFAIGFFFPITATIFQTKIPKEYHGRFFSFRSMLDRVMFQVVLLATGLFLDTIGFQYMVLVFGVISLSMIAFFGLRYIKTPFQDQPLPTEQKAGSI
- a CDS encoding glycine betaine uptake BCCT transporter, which translates into the protein MKEKRVGSVFYISVSVIILFVLWGFIFPNHLEEQAANALAFTTNAFGWFYLMATFFFLAFAFYLAFGPYGKIKLGDDDDEPEYSFFTWFAMLFSAGMGIGLVFWGVAEPIYHFITPPLNLAEGFTPDAARYALRYSFFHWGLHPWAIYTIIALALAYSQYRKGESGLISATFRPLIGDRVDGPIGKGIDTLAAIATAAGVATSLGLGTLQINGGLSYIFGIPNNVSIQLTIIFIVTILYMISSTTGLNRGIRYLSNLNLGLAIGLLAFVLIMGPSAFILEAFTTTIGAYLGNIIPMSFRMTPFSQGTWVGAWTLFYWAWWVAWAPFVGTFIARVSRGRTIKEFVLGVLLVPSIFGAIWFATFGGSAIYFDIFENRGISDAVSSDVTTALFITLEQFPLGMVLALLATFLIITFFITSADSATFVLGMITSRGVLNPANSTKLTWGVLQSSVAAVLLWSGGLNGLQTASIVAALPFAVIMVFMILSITKALNEEVREEKRKEKKRRKKLDELLKQQMDQ
- a CDS encoding DedA family protein; its protein translation is MEDILRVVIQFVRSLSYFGIVLALSCELIPAEIVLPLAGFWVYEGDMKFWLVVMAGTVGGTLGPIVLYIVGRFGGRPFLRKYGKYIFIKEKQIKSVDYFFEKYGGGVAFLGRFIPGVRTFIPIPCGIAKMNIGLFVLYTFVAMFPISFLYVWLGVKFGPRWQAVAPLANEFFLEIILIVVGLVSAFLGFKHMFKNETILNK
- a CDS encoding DeoR/GlpR family DNA-binding transcription regulator, whose amino-acid sequence is MLTPERHRIILDLLANKEVVKLQEFVDATESSESTIRRDLSQLESEKKLKRVHGGASLLQQKGEELSVLEKSTKNVEEKELIARYAASLIRDNDCIYLDAGTTAFLMIPHIQANKVKVVTNGLTHLESLLEHDIETYITGGLIKPKTRALIGRGAIEGIEQYRFDKCFIGVNGIHNEFGYTTPDPEEATVKKRVMNLSQQCFILADHSKFNEITFSKIADLQHATILTNENEEDILKDYLTKTTIKVVTT
- the pfkB gene encoding 1-phosphofructokinase, with translation MIYTCTLNPSIDYIVEVEDVKLGSLNRATKTAYYPGGKGINVSRVLSRLGSSSTALGYIGGFTGAFIRDVLAKSGIANDFIEVNEPTRINIKLKTGKETEINGLGASITKEEESKLFEKISALSTEDFLVLAGSLPPNVSADFYSLIAKLCFEKNIPFIVDTSGVALEGILHYEPFLVKPNEHELGELFGVAITSLEEAVNYGKKLHEKGPKNVIVSLGSKGAVLINDRVIAHANVPKGELKNSVGAGDSLVAGFVLASVSKKNDLEALKYGIACGSATAFSLDLCEKLDVEKLLPEIKINILS
- a CDS encoding PTS fructose transporter subunit IIABC; its protein translation is MKITDLLTRETIELNLHETQKEAVIDELIRKLDSAGKLVDTKKFKEAILAREAQSTTGIGEGIAIPHAKTSAVRTPAIVFGRSKAGVNYEALDGQPSHLFFMIAASEGANNEHLQTLSRLSTFLMDVNFRTKLEKATTVDEVLEAINQKEAEVLEEEKPVAKKGSILAVTACPTGIAHTFMAADALKGKAKELGFTIKVETNGSAGVENELTDAEIQDAVAIIVAADTAVEMDRFHGKHVIQVPVAQAIKTPKELIEKASKQDAPVYKGTGGSKKADAKNERGGFYKHIMNGVSNMLPFVVGGGILIALSFIFGIEAFDPDHESYHPIAEALMTIGGGNAFGLMIPVLAGFIAMSIANRPGFAPGMVGGLMAASGGAGFLGGLIAGFLAGYLVLGLRKVFSGLPKSLEGIKPVLLYPVFGILITGLVMLYIVIEPVVALNTALENWLGNMGTGNLVLLGLILGGMMAIDMGGPINKAAFTFGIAMIDAGNLAPHAAVMAGGMVPPLGIALATTFFKKKFTKAEKDAGKTNYVMGMSFITEGAIPFAAADPGRVIPSVIVGSAIAGALTMMFGIGLPAPHGGFFVIPLVNGNPLMYLVAILVGAAVTAVMLGFLKKDAKE
- a CDS encoding phosphocarrier protein HPr; its protein translation is MEKVFEITSDAGLHARPATVLVHSVNAFESDVNVEYNGRSVNLKSIMGVMSLGVPKGAEIKISAEGSDETEAIQAVVEAIQNESLGVAK
- a CDS encoding calcium/sodium antiporter, whose translation is MNYLLLLVGFGLLIKGADYFVTGSSNIASLLRVPPILIGLTIVAFGTSSPEATVSIIAALEGSSGVALGNVVGSNIFNITLVIGLTALINPLKVESETIRKEIPFALLGSVVLLVLISDVVLQTLSSNLLTRSDGFILLLFFAVFMYYIFEVVRKSRDKSTVVPQQPNVTWRKNVVFTLVGLGAIIFGGDLVVRNSTEIAFSLGMSETLVGLTIVAIGTSLPELVTSITAAIKKQSEIALGNIVGSNIFNIFFVLGTSAAISPLLVSSKIFIDVLLMIILTILLLLFSRTRYAVGKYEGAILAASYLLYLVYIIIRN